A region from the Acidiferrobacter sp. SPIII_3 genome encodes:
- a CDS encoding c-type cytochrome has protein sequence MKQRPRFQASGVHHAGAKAGKAIFMNGVTSEQIPACMECHGANGQGASTFPDIAGQRYRYIVQQLTYFHNGTRKNELMNQIAKNITVPQMKEVAAYLSSL, from the coding sequence ATGAAGCAGCGCCCGCGCTTTCAGGCAAGCGGTGTGCATCATGCCGGCGCCAAGGCCGGCAAGGCGATCTTCATGAACGGCGTGACCTCCGAGCAGATCCCGGCGTGCATGGAGTGCCATGGCGCCAACGGTCAGGGCGCCAGCACGTTCCCGGACATCGCCGGACAGCGCTACCGCTACATCGTCCAGCAGCTCACATACTTCCACAACGGGACTCGTAAGAACGAGCTCATGAACCAGATCGCGAAGAACATCACCGTGCCGCAGATGAAGGAGGTGGCCGCGTATCTGTCGTCTTTGTAA